In Myxococcus virescens, a single genomic region encodes these proteins:
- the gspE gene encoding type II secretion system ATPase GspE, translating into MNLTADPALTSAATGGTVSPRNDATQLVAHGQAYLCGRPLGEILRAIVPSLTEEKLQEALAIQDEKGQRIGEALVGMKAVSEEDVAKALGHQLDLPYLARIFAEEVDAELVKRIPINFAKQSRILPLSLEGDTVAVAVADPLDTAALDHVRVLLGQSVSQRIALGSTITDAINSVYDRSVNETEQLVDEMETQDLDAIAHELDEPKDLLDEDDEAPVIRLVNSVLFRAAKERASDIHIEPMERELLVRFRVDGVLQEVIKPPKRYQNAIVSRVKVMGQLNIAEKRLPQDGRIRIKLAGRDIDIRLSTIPTSFGERIVMRLLDKTATLLDLAEIGMSQKTLESMEAVIKRSHGIILVTGPTGSGKTTTLYGALSKINTPDLNILTVEDPVEYQLKGIGQMAISPKIGLTFAQGLRSFLRQDPDVIMVGEIRDKETAEIAIQASLTGHLVLSTVHTNDAAGAVTRLVDMGVEPFLVASSLTGILAQRLVRRVCPDCRVPYEPTDAELKELGHTVASFKQRYGVDRIYKAAGCPSCNRNGYRGRTGIYEFLPVDDDVRQLVLKNVDASTIKRSATSKGMTTLLDDGARKIALGETTIAEVLSITQEDM; encoded by the coding sequence ATGAACCTGACCGCCGACCCCGCCCTCACCAGCGCCGCCACCGGCGGCACGGTTTCCCCGCGCAACGACGCCACGCAGCTCGTGGCGCACGGGCAGGCCTACCTGTGTGGCCGCCCGCTGGGGGAGATCCTGCGCGCCATCGTCCCCTCGCTCACCGAGGAGAAGCTCCAGGAGGCGCTCGCCATCCAGGACGAGAAGGGGCAGCGCATTGGCGAGGCCCTCGTGGGGATGAAGGCGGTCTCCGAGGAGGACGTGGCCAAGGCCCTGGGGCACCAGTTGGACCTGCCCTACCTGGCGCGCATCTTCGCCGAAGAGGTGGACGCGGAGCTCGTCAAGCGCATCCCCATCAACTTCGCCAAGCAGTCGCGCATCCTCCCGCTGTCCCTGGAGGGTGACACGGTGGCGGTGGCGGTGGCGGACCCGCTGGACACCGCCGCGCTGGACCACGTGCGCGTGCTGCTGGGCCAGAGCGTCAGCCAGCGCATCGCGCTGGGCTCCACCATCACCGACGCCATCAACAGCGTCTACGACCGCTCCGTCAACGAGACGGAACAGCTCGTGGACGAGATGGAAACGCAGGACCTGGACGCCATCGCCCACGAGCTGGACGAGCCCAAGGACCTGCTCGACGAGGACGACGAGGCGCCCGTCATCCGGCTGGTGAACTCCGTGCTGTTCCGCGCCGCCAAGGAGCGCGCCAGCGATATCCACATCGAGCCGATGGAGCGCGAGCTGCTGGTGCGCTTCCGCGTGGACGGTGTGCTGCAGGAGGTCATCAAGCCGCCCAAGCGCTACCAGAACGCCATTGTCAGCCGCGTGAAGGTCATGGGGCAGCTCAACATCGCGGAGAAGCGCCTGCCGCAGGACGGCCGCATCCGCATCAAGCTGGCCGGCCGCGACATCGACATCCGTCTGTCCACCATCCCCACGTCCTTCGGCGAGCGCATCGTCATGCGTCTGCTGGACAAGACGGCGACGCTGCTGGACCTGGCGGAAATCGGCATGAGCCAGAAGACGCTCGAGTCGATGGAAGCCGTCATCAAGCGCTCGCACGGCATCATCCTGGTGACGGGCCCCACGGGCTCCGGCAAGACGACGACGCTCTACGGCGCCCTGTCGAAAATCAATACGCCCGACCTCAACATCCTCACCGTCGAGGACCCGGTCGAATACCAGCTCAAGGGCATTGGCCAGATGGCCATCAGCCCGAAGATTGGGCTGACCTTCGCCCAGGGGCTGCGCTCCTTCCTCCGCCAGGACCCGGACGTCATCATGGTCGGCGAGATTCGCGACAAGGAGACGGCGGAGATCGCCATCCAGGCCTCGCTGACGGGCCACCTGGTGCTGTCCACCGTCCACACCAACGACGCCGCCGGCGCCGTGACGCGTCTGGTGGACATGGGCGTGGAGCCCTTCCTCGTGGCGTCCTCGCTCACCGGCATCCTGGCCCAGCGACTGGTGCGCCGCGTGTGCCCGGACTGCCGCGTGCCCTACGAGCCCACCGACGCGGAGCTCAAGGAGCTGGGCCACACGGTGGCCTCCTTCAAGCAGCGCTACGGCGTGGACCGCATCTACAAGGCCGCCGGTTGCCCCTCCTGCAACCGCAACGGCTACCGCGGGCGAACCGGCATCTACGAGTTCCTCCCCGTCGATGACGACGTGCGCCAGCTCGTGCTGAAGAACGTGGATGCCTCCACCATCAAGCGGTCCGCCACGTCCAAGGGCATGACGACGCTGCTGGATGACGGCGCGCGGAAGATTGCCCTGGGCGAGACGACCATCGCCGAGGTGCTCAGCATCACCCAGGAGGACATGTAG
- the gspF gene encoding type II secretion system inner membrane protein GspF has protein sequence MPVFEYRGLNSAGKQIKGLLEADSPKTLRSKLRADGIFLTDVLAQAEGSRAAVAKGTNAALVARDIDLRKLGRGRVNTDDVAIFTRQLSTLLGAGVTLVESLSALVDQVEKERFKRALSDIKQRVNEGSSLAEAMGQHPKIFPSIYVNMVRAGEASGALDAVLTRLADFTENQARLQQKILSTMLYPAIMMVVGGGILVALMVFVVPKVTKIFETMKATLPLSTRFLIASSNFFQSWWFVLLPAMALGVVLFMRWTKSPSGKPKWDRFTLKAPVVGNLVRLLSISRFARTLSTLLKSGVPLLAAMDIVKAIMTNTVLAEVVEKARDSIREGESIANPLKRSGEFPPLVYHMVAIGERSGQLEEMLTSVADNYETQVNVRISALTSLLEPLLIVVMGAVIAFVALSILMPILQVNSAIR, from the coding sequence ATGCCGGTCTTCGAGTACAGAGGTCTCAATTCCGCGGGCAAGCAGATCAAGGGCCTGCTCGAGGCGGACTCCCCCAAGACGCTGCGGTCCAAGCTGCGCGCCGACGGCATCTTCCTCACGGATGTGCTGGCCCAGGCCGAAGGCAGCCGCGCCGCCGTGGCCAAGGGCACCAACGCGGCGCTGGTGGCGCGCGACATCGACCTGCGCAAGCTGGGCCGGGGCCGCGTCAACACCGACGACGTGGCCATCTTCACCCGGCAGCTCTCCACGCTGCTGGGTGCGGGCGTCACGCTGGTGGAGTCGCTCAGCGCGCTGGTGGACCAGGTGGAGAAGGAGCGCTTCAAGCGCGCCCTCTCCGACATCAAGCAGCGCGTCAATGAAGGCTCGTCCCTGGCGGAAGCCATGGGGCAGCACCCGAAAATCTTCCCCAGCATCTACGTGAACATGGTGCGCGCGGGTGAGGCCTCCGGCGCGCTGGACGCGGTGCTCACGCGCCTGGCGGACTTCACGGAGAACCAGGCCCGGCTGCAGCAGAAGATTCTCAGCACCATGCTCTACCCCGCCATCATGATGGTGGTGGGCGGCGGCATCCTCGTGGCCCTCATGGTCTTCGTGGTGCCGAAGGTGACGAAAATCTTCGAGACGATGAAGGCCACGCTGCCCCTGAGCACGCGCTTCCTCATCGCCTCCAGCAACTTCTTCCAGAGCTGGTGGTTCGTCCTGCTGCCAGCCATGGCCCTGGGCGTGGTCCTCTTCATGCGCTGGACGAAGAGCCCCTCGGGAAAGCCCAAGTGGGACCGCTTCACGCTCAAGGCCCCCGTGGTGGGCAACCTGGTGCGCCTGCTGTCCATCTCCCGCTTCGCCCGCACGCTGTCCACGCTGCTCAAGAGCGGCGTCCCGCTGCTGGCGGCCATGGACATCGTCAAGGCCATCATGACCAACACCGTCCTGGCGGAGGTCGTCGAGAAGGCCCGCGACTCCATCCGCGAGGGCGAGAGCATCGCCAACCCGCTGAAGCGCTCCGGGGAATTCCCTCCGCTGGTGTACCACATGGTCGCCATCGGTGAGCGCTCCGGCCAGCTGGAGGAGATGCTCACCAGCGTGGCGGACAACTACGAGACGCAGGTGAACGTGCGCATCAGCGCCCTCACCTCGCTGCTGGAGCCCCTCCTCATCGTGGTGATGGGCGCGGTGATTGCATTCGTCGCGCTCTCCATCCTGATGCCGATTCTGCAGGTGAACTCGGCCATCCGGTGA
- the gspG gene encoding type II secretion system major pseudopilin GspG — protein MRQSQKQQRKQRRNRGMTLIEIMVVITILGLIAAAVGVAVIPQLEAARRDRAALDIKNIQGAMKLYYTKKGKYPDTASGLQALVEAQALEQMPKDPWNNDYVYINEGGKPVIISYGADGASGGEGNDADISSADAAASAKK, from the coding sequence ATGCGCCAGAGCCAGAAGCAGCAGAGGAAGCAGCGCCGCAACCGCGGCATGACGCTCATCGAAATCATGGTGGTCATCACCATCCTCGGTCTCATCGCCGCGGCGGTGGGCGTGGCCGTCATCCCGCAGTTGGAGGCCGCGCGCAGGGATCGCGCCGCGCTGGACATCAAGAACATCCAGGGCGCGATGAAGCTCTACTACACGAAGAAGGGGAAGTACCCGGACACGGCCTCCGGCCTGCAAGCGCTGGTGGAGGCGCAGGCGCTCGAGCAGATGCCCAAGGACCCCTGGAACAACGACTACGTCTACATCAACGAGGGCGGAAAGCCGGTCATCATCTCCTATGGCGCGGACGGCGCCTCGGGCGGTGAGGGCAACGACGCGGACATCTCCTCCGCGGACGCGGCGGCTTCCGCCAAGAAGTGA
- a CDS encoding type II secretion system protein GspG, with protein MNEHDAIPSPTPSHEGPDRRQRLGRFLLAFVFVAATGLAFTLVYVTEDRTLDANQRRARTDIRQLEGMFKSHHRLMGRFPSQAEGFTPLIQARLLDRVPEDPWGHPYVYWMDGSTGAVVSYGADGKPGGTGPDADLSSGGVLAAGWADP; from the coding sequence ATGAACGAGCACGACGCCATTCCATCCCCGACGCCCTCGCACGAGGGGCCGGACCGCCGCCAGAGGCTGGGGCGGTTCCTCCTCGCGTTCGTCTTCGTGGCCGCCACGGGGCTCGCCTTCACGCTGGTCTACGTGACGGAGGACCGGACGCTGGACGCCAACCAGCGCCGGGCGCGCACGGACATCCGCCAGTTGGAGGGCATGTTCAAGTCCCACCACCGGCTGATGGGCCGCTTCCCCTCCCAGGCAGAGGGCTTCACGCCGCTCATCCAGGCCCGGCTCCTGGACCGCGTGCCGGAGGACCCCTGGGGCCACCCGTACGTGTACTGGATGGACGGCTCCACGGGCGCCGTCGTCTCCTATGGCGCGGACGGCAAGCCGGGCGGCACGGGGCCTGACGCGGACCTGAGCAGCGGCGGTGTGCTGGCCGCCGGTTGGGCGGATCCATGA
- a CDS encoding prepilin-type N-terminal cleavage/methylation domain-containing protein encodes MTKRSHRAQRGLTLIEISIAIIIVAMLFSAAVMGIGSITGAKAKGSAGELAGLIRSLYDSAALRGQTCRLVFEIPDPKSEQATRYHAECAEGAVTTARDRDETLRAENSERERAARNRGSGSGRDERRNYLSGGSGTNAPSAQELLEGEKLRVENAARFSSYTSEEVPARELPADVKVSVWTRNQRQPVENGVAYLYFFPQGYTEKAYVYVQQGDNVWTLDVSPLTGKVQIVAEALEVPR; translated from the coding sequence ATGACGAAGCGGAGCCACCGCGCCCAGCGCGGCCTGACGCTCATCGAAATCTCCATCGCCATCATCATCGTCGCGATGCTGTTCTCCGCGGCGGTGATGGGCATCGGCTCCATCACCGGCGCCAAGGCCAAGGGCAGCGCGGGCGAGCTGGCGGGCCTCATCCGCTCGCTCTACGACTCGGCGGCGCTGCGAGGGCAGACGTGCCGGCTGGTCTTCGAGATTCCCGACCCCAAGAGCGAGCAGGCCACGCGCTATCACGCCGAATGCGCGGAGGGCGCCGTCACCACCGCGAGAGACCGCGACGAGACGCTGCGCGCGGAGAACAGCGAGCGCGAGCGCGCCGCGCGCAACCGGGGCAGCGGCAGCGGCCGTGACGAGCGGCGCAACTACCTGTCCGGCGGCAGCGGGACGAACGCCCCCAGCGCGCAGGAGCTGCTGGAGGGAGAGAAGCTGCGCGTGGAGAACGCGGCCCGCTTCTCCTCCTACACGTCCGAGGAGGTCCCCGCGCGTGAGCTGCCGGCGGACGTCAAGGTCTCCGTGTGGACGCGCAACCAGCGTCAGCCGGTGGAGAACGGCGTGGCGTACCTCTACTTCTTCCCGCAGGGCTACACGGAGAAGGCCTACGTCTACGTGCAGCAGGGAGACAACGTCTGGACGCTGGACGTGTCGCCGCTCACCGGCAAGGTGCAGATTGTCGCCGAGGCGCTGGAGGTGCCGCGATGA
- a CDS encoding type IV pilus modification PilV family protein: protein MKRAQGFTLLEVVVALAILGLALMAIFDLNAGAVSNHVYTKRLTVASLLARSKMTDLEQDLYDDGFSLDDQEESGDFSDEGWNQFKWRARIIAPKTDGVTPDQLIGAIFNLPIGDNASGDDPLSGLAGLFGGGAGGKDGASSGGPQAAGLGGMGGAAMGMAQPMFTQMVEQITQTVREVHLTVYWQEGTQVESIDLVTHVVSLGPGSDRNGGAAAAQGGGSDNQWVTQDGRPVANPIPGPNGVMLDPTTRQPLRRMSDAQQDLGGRRGNMGGGSLMGNPRLPGGFRGAQ from the coding sequence ATGAAGCGCGCCCAGGGTTTCACGCTGCTGGAAGTGGTGGTGGCGCTCGCCATCCTCGGGCTGGCGCTGATGGCCATCTTCGACCTCAACGCGGGCGCGGTGTCCAACCACGTCTACACCAAGCGCCTCACCGTGGCGTCGCTGCTGGCCCGGTCGAAGATGACGGACCTGGAGCAGGACCTCTACGACGACGGCTTCAGCCTGGACGACCAGGAGGAGTCCGGGGACTTCTCCGATGAAGGCTGGAACCAGTTCAAGTGGCGCGCGCGCATCATCGCGCCCAAGACGGACGGCGTGACGCCGGACCAGCTCATTGGCGCCATCTTCAACCTGCCCATTGGCGACAATGCCAGCGGTGATGACCCGCTGTCCGGGCTGGCGGGCCTCTTCGGAGGCGGCGCGGGCGGCAAGGACGGCGCGTCCTCCGGCGGCCCCCAGGCCGCGGGCCTGGGCGGCATGGGCGGCGCGGCCATGGGCATGGCCCAGCCCATGTTCACGCAGATGGTGGAGCAGATCACCCAGACGGTCCGCGAGGTGCACCTCACCGTCTACTGGCAGGAAGGCACGCAGGTGGAGAGCATCGACCTGGTGACCCACGTCGTGTCGCTCGGGCCGGGCTCGGACCGCAACGGCGGCGCCGCCGCGGCCCAGGGCGGAGGCTCCGACAACCAGTGGGTGACGCAGGACGGGCGGCCCGTGGCCAACCCCATCCCCGGCCCCAACGGCGTCATGTTGGATCCGACGACGCGCCAGCCCCTGCGCCGCATGTCCGACGCGCAGCAGGACCTGGGCGGCCGCCGGGGGAACATGGGCGGCGGCAGCCTGATGGGCAACCCGAGGCTTCCGGGCGGCTTCCGAGGGGCTCAATGA
- a CDS encoding type II secretion system protein GspJ, whose product MRRHTRGFTLMEVMVAVAITALMGTVVAMAFQTGLTAKETVEVDADRYRQVRVAMNRMAREIGSAYVSDRYDSTRFRDQNDRPSNFVGERGKLLFTTFSHQRLYTDVKESDQAIVEYFVEASEDREARGRQDLKRRVNANIDERMEQGGHVDVLFEGVKELEFAYWDSEKKEWDDEWDTRRTERKSILPTRVRVTLTAVDETGKEARYVTQARIMLNTELPRY is encoded by the coding sequence ATGCGGCGTCACACGCGAGGCTTCACGCTGATGGAGGTCATGGTGGCCGTCGCCATCACCGCCCTCATGGGCACGGTGGTGGCCATGGCCTTCCAGACGGGCCTGACAGCCAAGGAGACGGTGGAGGTGGACGCGGACCGCTACCGGCAGGTCCGCGTGGCCATGAACCGCATGGCGCGTGAGATTGGCTCCGCCTACGTCAGCGACCGCTACGACTCCACCCGCTTCCGGGACCAGAACGACCGGCCCAGCAACTTCGTGGGGGAGCGCGGCAAGCTGCTGTTCACCACCTTCTCGCACCAGCGCCTCTACACGGACGTGAAGGAGTCCGACCAGGCCATCGTCGAGTACTTCGTGGAGGCGTCGGAGGACCGGGAGGCCCGCGGCCGGCAGGACCTCAAGCGGCGCGTCAACGCGAACATCGACGAGCGCATGGAGCAGGGCGGCCACGTGGACGTGCTCTTCGAAGGCGTGAAGGAGCTGGAGTTCGCCTACTGGGATTCGGAGAAGAAGGAGTGGGACGACGAGTGGGACACGCGGCGGACCGAGCGCAAGTCCATCCTGCCCACCCGGGTGCGCGTGACGCTGACGGCGGTGGACGAAACGGGCAAGGAGGCCCGTTACGTCACCCAGGCCCGAATCATGCTCAACACGGAGCTGCCGAGGTACTGA
- a CDS encoding general secretion pathway protein GspK, with protein MPLPFFQQTPRRRRTPQPRPARRERRSRGVALIIAIVSIAILTVIATDFAYNSRVDLQLAANQRDEVRAYYMARSGIALSRLLLRFQKQVDQTPIPNPAAILGQLGIGGTPQAGQVQPSSLNIQLFKMARVDCHMLRGLVKNDGAGGEVSALEPKQDDNFKLDDEDADPAAREVASQMTMRSFGGFEGCFLATITDEEEKLNVHRLIAGAGDARPTALRLMDMMADPRFEFLWERDDANKVRSTPQDVLLALKDWADDDRTGSAFNPVDPVNPLPGGFSDEGAAYSRYEPGYQPKNARFDSVDELYRVHGVNDQFMAAFRDRLTVYPDINRRPNINTDDPVMMGLAIMSVADQTRPDPRLRDPVFLNELIERVRAARMFSFFGMSVQDFVAVVEAAGILVDPAVKSNVAGNRLVGDKSQTFTIKSVGEAGSVQKTLTAVIRLDDTLGRLLYWREE; from the coding sequence ATGCCCCTGCCCTTCTTCCAGCAGACGCCCCGGCGGCGACGCACGCCCCAGCCCCGCCCGGCGCGGCGGGAGCGGCGCTCGCGCGGCGTGGCGCTCATCATCGCCATTGTCTCCATCGCCATCCTGACGGTGATTGCCACCGACTTCGCCTACAACAGCCGGGTGGACCTGCAGCTGGCGGCCAACCAGCGGGACGAAGTGCGCGCCTACTACATGGCGCGCTCGGGCATCGCGCTGTCCCGGCTGCTGCTGCGCTTCCAGAAGCAGGTGGACCAGACGCCCATCCCCAACCCGGCGGCCATCCTGGGGCAATTGGGCATCGGCGGCACGCCGCAAGCCGGGCAGGTGCAGCCCTCCTCGCTCAACATCCAGCTCTTCAAGATGGCGCGCGTGGACTGTCACATGCTCCGTGGGCTGGTGAAGAACGACGGCGCGGGTGGAGAGGTCTCCGCGCTGGAGCCCAAGCAGGACGACAACTTCAAGCTGGATGACGAGGACGCGGACCCGGCGGCGCGCGAGGTCGCCTCGCAGATGACCATGCGCTCCTTCGGCGGCTTCGAAGGCTGCTTCCTGGCCACCATCACCGACGAGGAAGAGAAGCTCAACGTGCACCGCCTCATCGCGGGCGCGGGTGACGCGCGGCCCACGGCGCTGCGGCTCATGGACATGATGGCGGACCCGCGCTTCGAGTTCCTCTGGGAGCGGGACGACGCGAACAAGGTGCGCAGCACGCCCCAGGACGTCCTCCTGGCCCTCAAGGACTGGGCGGACGACGACCGGACAGGCTCGGCGTTCAACCCGGTGGACCCGGTGAATCCGCTGCCGGGTGGGTTCTCGGATGAAGGCGCGGCCTACAGCCGTTATGAACCCGGCTATCAGCCCAAGAACGCGCGCTTCGACAGCGTGGACGAGCTGTACCGGGTCCACGGCGTCAACGACCAGTTCATGGCGGCGTTCCGGGATCGCCTCACCGTCTATCCAGACATCAACCGCCGGCCCAACATCAACACCGACGACCCGGTGATGATGGGGCTGGCCATCATGTCGGTGGCGGACCAGACGCGGCCGGATCCGCGCCTGAGGGACCCGGTGTTCCTCAACGAGCTCATCGAACGCGTGCGCGCCGCGCGCATGTTCAGCTTCTTCGGGATGTCCGTGCAGGACTTCGTCGCGGTGGTGGAAGCCGCGGGCATCCTGGTCGACCCGGCCGTGAAGTCCAACGTCGCGGGCAACCGGCTCGTGGGCGACAAGAGTCAGACATTCACCATCAAATCTGTGGGAGAAGCGGGCAGCGTGCAGAAGACGCTGACCGCCGTCATCCGGCTCGACGACACTCTGGGCCGGCTCCTGTACTGGAGAGAGGAATAG
- the pilM gene encoding pilus assembly protein PilM, protein MARILGLDLGSHAVKGVVLEAKTKTHTTHGFAEVRRAQEGERADTLRAAVQELLGQLPPGNVDQIVIALPGPALTTHALSLPFSDARRIEATLPFEVGSQLPFDISDVVYDYQVVGLKDGEGKEKASDLLVGVVRKEELAELLALLSELKVDPRIVTHPGLTYQNLFQQHPGLFQGTGEGGAVAVVDIGHERTSVSVGKPGEGVQFARTFSGGGKDLSKALATEFQTSLAEAHHWKEQHGAVASAAQGPDAERAAAAFVRGLQPMLRELRPTLKAFTARTRQQVGAVVLCGGTAKLPGIAEQLSRDLNLPVRVLALPADAKAIPAAEQPVAAQAYSLSLRGNAAGVRAPRFNLRRGEFAFKGDFDYMKDKLGLLASFAATLILLLIAFGVVRNSVLARREAQVDAVLCDTTQRILGRCEKDYNRALNMLAGVESPAAALPRLTAVNLLAEVTGRVPDDMPVKFTRIQIDLSRVILEGETDSSKQIDTLSNAIKNHDCFKDVRQGKVEKTRDGSKMSFRLDVQVQCPGEQGGES, encoded by the coding sequence ATGGCCCGTATCCTTGGCCTGGACCTCGGCAGTCACGCCGTGAAGGGCGTGGTGCTGGAGGCGAAGACGAAGACGCACACCACCCATGGGTTCGCCGAGGTCCGGCGTGCCCAGGAGGGCGAGCGTGCCGACACGCTGCGAGCCGCGGTGCAGGAGCTGCTGGGCCAGCTCCCGCCGGGCAACGTGGACCAGATTGTCATCGCCCTGCCCGGCCCCGCGCTCACCACGCACGCGCTGAGCCTGCCCTTCTCCGACGCCAGGCGCATCGAGGCGACGCTGCCCTTCGAGGTCGGCAGCCAGCTGCCCTTCGACATCTCCGACGTCGTCTACGACTACCAGGTCGTGGGCCTGAAGGACGGCGAAGGCAAGGAGAAGGCCAGCGACCTGCTGGTGGGCGTGGTGCGCAAGGAAGAGCTGGCGGAGCTGCTGGCGCTGCTGTCCGAGCTGAAGGTGGACCCGCGCATCGTCACGCACCCGGGCCTGACCTACCAGAACCTGTTCCAGCAGCACCCGGGCCTCTTCCAGGGCACGGGTGAAGGCGGCGCGGTGGCGGTGGTGGACATCGGCCATGAGCGCACCTCCGTGTCGGTGGGCAAGCCCGGCGAGGGCGTCCAGTTCGCGCGCACCTTCTCCGGCGGCGGCAAGGACTTGAGCAAGGCGCTGGCGACGGAGTTCCAGACGTCGCTGGCGGAGGCGCACCACTGGAAGGAGCAGCACGGCGCGGTGGCCAGCGCGGCCCAGGGCCCGGACGCGGAGCGCGCGGCGGCGGCCTTCGTGCGCGGCCTGCAGCCGATGCTGCGCGAGCTGCGCCCCACCCTCAAGGCCTTCACGGCCCGCACCCGTCAGCAGGTGGGCGCGGTGGTGCTGTGCGGCGGCACCGCGAAGCTGCCGGGCATCGCCGAGCAGCTCTCCCGGGACTTGAATCTGCCGGTGCGGGTGCTGGCGCTGCCCGCGGACGCGAAGGCGATTCCCGCGGCGGAGCAGCCCGTGGCGGCCCAGGCGTATTCGCTGTCCCTGCGCGGCAACGCGGCGGGCGTGCGCGCGCCGCGCTTCAACCTGCGCCGGGGCGAGTTCGCCTTCAAGGGCGACTTCGACTACATGAAGGACAAGCTGGGGCTCCTGGCGTCCTTCGCGGCCACGCTCATCCTGCTGCTCATCGCGTTCGGGGTGGTGCGCAACTCCGTGCTGGCGCGGCGCGAGGCGCAGGTGGACGCCGTGCTGTGTGACACCACCCAGCGAATCCTGGGCCGGTGCGAGAAGGACTACAACCGCGCGCTCAACATGCTCGCGGGCGTGGAGAGCCCGGCGGCGGCGCTGCCCCGGCTGACGGCGGTCAACCTCCTGGCGGAGGTGACGGGGCGCGTTCCGGACGACATGCCGGTGAAGTTCACCCGCATCCAGATCGACCTGAGCCGCGTCATCCTCGAGGGTGAGACGGACTCCTCGAAGCAGATCGACACGCTGTCCAACGCCATCAAGAACCACGACTGCTTCAAGGACGTCCGGCAGGGCAAGGTGGAGAAGACGCGGGACGGCAGCAAGATGTCCTTCCGCCTGGACGTGCAGGTGCAATGCCCTGGTGAGCAGGGAGGAGAGAGCTGA
- the gspM gene encoding type II secretion system protein GspM, translating to MAKLQEVFAPIQTWFERLSDRERRMVSIAGAAVLVFILFAVVMTFTNSASGYRKRTEEKLAKLQEVNTLAASFREAQANRQSVEQQLTSSNVQLISYIEDKATLAGLQVPNMTPKGEVGIGDGKIVESAVELTFTDVDLRKLTDFLQTVESGPGVVKVKLLRIEPRPASDTLTAWTTVATYRMKP from the coding sequence ATGGCCAAGCTTCAGGAAGTCTTCGCCCCCATCCAGACGTGGTTCGAGCGGCTCAGCGACCGCGAGCGCCGCATGGTGTCCATCGCCGGCGCGGCGGTGCTGGTGTTCATCCTGTTCGCCGTGGTGATGACGTTCACCAACAGCGCGTCCGGGTACCGCAAGCGCACCGAGGAGAAGCTGGCCAAGCTGCAGGAAGTGAACACGCTGGCCGCCAGCTTCCGCGAGGCGCAGGCCAACCGTCAGTCGGTGGAGCAGCAGCTCACGTCCAGCAACGTGCAGCTCATCAGCTACATCGAGGACAAGGCGACGCTGGCCGGCCTCCAGGTGCCCAACATGACGCCCAAGGGCGAGGTGGGCATCGGCGACGGGAAAATCGTGGAGAGCGCCGTGGAGCTGACCTTCACGGACGTGGACCTGCGCAAGCTGACCGACTTCCTGCAGACGGTGGAGAGCGGCCCGGGCGTGGTGAAGGTGAAGCTGTTGCGCATCGAGCCGCGTCCCGCATCGGACACGCTGACGGCGTGGACCACTGTCGCCACCTACCGGATGAAGCCCTGA